TCATAATGGATGTACGACGGGAATAGAGGCTTTCCTGCTCGACAAATTGGTGCTGGCATATGTTCCTTTTTCTTCCCCATTCGATGTTGACTTCCCGAATGATATCAGTACGCGTACAGCAACGATCAAAGAGCTGCAGAAGTGTCTGGATGAGAAACCACCTCCTTCGAAAGAAGCAGAACGAATCTTTTCCCGGTATTACGGGCTGACGAAAGGGGATGTATCCTGGCCGTATGTGCTCGATATCATAAAGCGTATATCTCCTCCCAAGGCTGCAGTGCCTAATATACGCCGTCTTCGCTTCGTGCCGGATAACCGAGAGAAAATTCGGCATGTTTTTCCTTCATTGACGAAGCGTGAGCTGGATGCGTTTCTTTACAAAATCAGTTTTCAGGAAGGTGATCCGATTCCTGTAAAGACACAGATGCTTGCCGATCGCCTCTTTCTTCTGTCACCATCCTGAAGTTGAAAGCGTTGAACCTCAAGGGTTGAGCGCTTTTTCTAATTCTTTGGTAGGCTGCAATCTATTATTTTCACCGAGTCCTTCCTTTGGAATATATATAGTAGTCAAGAGATATAAAAGTATGCCTTATTTCCCGAATGATTCACTAGTTTGATTTGATGGAAGGAAGAAGGGATGGAATGTTTTTTAAAGGAAAGAAGATTTTAATCATTGGAGGTACCGGAACAATTGGTTCCAGTATCGTGCGGCAGTTGCTGCAGGAGTCTCCTGCTGTCATCCGGGTATTCAGCCGTGATGAACATAAACAGCATGAGCTGCATAATGAACTGGGTCCAAGGCAGAATCTCCGGTTTCTTATCGGGGATGTAAGAAATTATGACCGAGTTCATACCGCTATGCATGATGTCGATTATGTGTTTCACCTGGCAGCGATGAAGCATGTTCCTGCCTGTGAATACAATCCATATGAAGCGGTGCTTACGAATGTGGAAGGGACTCATAATGTCATTAAGGCAGCACTGGCAAAGGATGTAGAGAAAGTCGTATTTACAAGTACAGATAAGGCGATTTCCCCGACGAATACGTATGGGGCGACCAAGCTGACCGCAGAACGTCTGATCACATCGGCGGAATACAGCAAAGGGAGCAGCCGTACGGTTTTTGCCAGTGTACGCTTCGGGAATGTCATGGGTTCCAGAGGATCCGTCATTCCGCTGTTTAAGAAACAAGTAGTCGATAAGAAGAAAATTACGGTGACGGATCGGCGGATGACCCGGTTTATGATGACGCTCGATCAAGCGACAAATTTGACGATACAGGCGTTGAAGGAAGCGAAGGGCGGCGAAGTGTTTGTGCTCAAGATGCCGATCATTGCCCTGGAAGATCTCTACACGCTCGTTATTAAGGAAATGTGTCGGAAGTATCAATGGAAGACTACAGACATTCAAATTGAGGAAATCGGACTTCGTCCGGGCGAGAAAATGTATGAAGAGCTGATGACAGAGGAAGAGTCGGTGACGGCATGGGAGCTCCCGGGGATGTATGTCATCCCGCACCCGATCAAGAAAGAACAAGCATATCGCAGCGCCAGGAAGGCGAAGCCGGGTACGTACAGCTCCTCCGGTCTTCCTCCCATTACCATAGAGGAATTATATCGCTTATTAAAAGAAGAGGGATTACTGTAAACAGGAAAGAGAGGAGGTTCGTATGAACATATTTGAAAGCAATTATTGGTCTGCTTATCTAGATTTTTTGGAAGATTTTCAAAGTCTTCAATATAAAGGGTACACCATTGCCCATCTTTGTCACTTCCGGAGTCTCATCGGCAAGAATGCTAAAGTGCTGGCGGCTCTTGAGAAAGCAACATTCAGGAAAGTGCTGCGTAATAGAGTGACAGACTCTACGCAGGTGCAGGCAGTTTTCAACCACTTTAAAGCGAGTCATCAAGTACCTGTGAATAAGAAACCGAATGGCAAGATCATCTTTCATGACGTGTACAACTTGATGAGAATTCCGAATGAAACGTACACGAAATATTTCCAAAAGCATCGAACGCTTATAGTAAAAGAGAAGGCAAGCAAATTAAAAGAAGAGAAGCTGAAACAGAAGAGCGCCATGAAAAAAGGTGCGCGGATGAAGAAGAAAGCACCTTCGAAGACGGTGAAGAGTGCTTCGCCACCGGTTCAATATTTCGATGCGTACCAGAAGCATCCCCGGACATCTGCGATCAGTCAGGCGAAACTGCATGCGACGAAATTGCTGAAGAAATTTCCAAACCACCCAATATATCAAGATGCCAATTTCAGAAAAGTACTTTGGATTCAAATCAGTAAAATCATTTTACGTGTGGAAGAAGCGACTCAGCTGTTCCGCTCTTTATCTGTATCCGCCATCGTCGTTCCTTCTACGCACTATCCGGAAAGCAGAACGTTCGTTATGGTCGCTGCCAAACATGGAGTGCCGACCATTTGTATGCAGCACGGCATCATTTCCGGTGAATTCGGATACCTTCCGAAAATTGCAGATGTGGATGCTGTTTACGGCAGATTCGAAGTGGATTGGTATATATCGAAAGGGGTGAAACCGAAGGGCGTTGCCATTATCGGTCATCCTCGCTTCGATTTGATTCATAAGCCGGCAAAAAGCTCCAAAGCGAAGCTGGTCCGTCAGCTGGGGCTGGATCCGAAGAAGAAGACGGTACTTGTTATCGTACGCGGCGGTTCCCAGGTGAAAAGCTGGCGGAAGTTCCTCGATCGTCTGCACGGGAAGAGTAAAGTGAATATCGTCGTGAAGGACTATCCGAGTTCCAAGTCCCAGCGTCTCGTCAAATCCAATCCCTATATATTCTCCGCGCAAGGTCTTCAACTTTATGACCTCCTTCATTTATCCGATGTTGTTGTGTCCTACTCCTCGACGGTCGGATTGGAAGCGATGCTTGCAAAGAAACCGGTATTCATTCTGAATGAACCATTTCCCGGCTATTCGGGATACTATACGATTCTTGGGAAATTAGTCCAAAGCAACCCGGTGCGGCTGGCGGATCTCGTCACGTCCTACTTTCATACGAACGATATGAAAGTATATGTTCGTAACAAAGAGAAAGCGTTTCTTGACCGTTCTTATAATCAAAAACACCCTGCCGGCAAGCGGCTGGCTGGTCTCATTCATCATATGACTAATTAAGATGCTTCTTTCTATGAATAAAGCCCTTTTCTTAGAAATATGTATGGACAATATAAGGGAGGGGTGTGCATTTTGAACATTCTTGTGACAGGCGGCGCCGGTTTCATCGGCAGATGGGTCGTCCGAAAACTGCTGGAAGACGGGCACCAAGTATGGGTGCTGGATGATTTATCAAATGGACGTATTGAGAATATGGAAGAATTATTGTCCCATAAGAACTTTCGAGCGTTCATCCATGGCGATATCAAAGACGAAGCAACCGTGCAAGCCTTGTTTTATCCGGGGATCGACCTTTGTTATCATCTGGCTGCAAGCATCAATGTCCAGGATAGCATCGATGATCCGGTGACGACGTTCCATAACGATACTATCGGTACATTCTATCTGCTTGAAGAATGCCGTAAACGTAACGTGAAAATGGTATTCATGAGTACCTGTATGGTTTATGACAGGGCTGTGGACGACAAAGGGATTGCTGAAAGCGATCCGATCAAGCCGGCATCCCCGTACGCAGGCGCTAAGATTGCAGCGGAAAATATGGTGTTGTCGTATTATTACGCTTACGATCTCCCTGTGACAGTCGTCCGGCCGTTCAACACGTATGGGCCTTTTCAGAAGACGGGAGGAGAAGGCGGCGTAGTGGCCATCTTCATTAAGAACAAACTCCATGGTCTGCCGCTGCAAATTTATGGAGATGGACGTCAGACACGCGATTTATTGTATGTAGAAGACTGTGCCGGTTTCGTCGTGGAGGCGGGGTACCAGAGTGAAGTGGACGGCGAAATTGTCAATGCCGGTTTAGGAAGGGACATTTCCGTTAATGATCTGGCCGCATTGATCGTAGAAGATGAATCGCGTATTGAACATATCGAGCATATCCATCCACAAAGCGAGATTCCGAAACTTCTCTGTGATTACAGGAAGGCGAAGAGACTTCTGGATTGGGAGCCTGCCGTTACATTAGAGGAAGGCATCCGTCGTACGGAAGAGTGGATCAAGACGACTAAACTCATTTAAAGGGGAACGGTCCATTGGGAAAGTTAGCGATAGTAGGGGGGAAGCCTGTCCGTGATTCGATGCTTGCCTACGGCAGGCAGTTTATTGATGATGACGATATCGACGCTGTCGTGAACGTCTTGAAAAGTGATTATTTAACGACTGGGCCGACCATCGAGCGCTTCGAAAAGGAACTCTCGGAATATGTCGGCTCTTCGTATGCCGTTACTTTCTCAAGCGGAACGGCTGCCCTGCACGCCGCATGCTTCGCTGCCGGTGTGACAGAGGGGGCGGAGGTGATCACGACGCCGATCACTTTTGTCGCAAGTGCCAACTGTGTCCTTTACAGCGGTGGGACACCTGTATTTGCGGACGTCGATCCGATTCATTACAATATCGATCCGGTATCCGTGGAAAAGCTGGTGACGGAGAAAACGAAAGCCATCATACCTGTCGACTTTACGGGACAGCCGGCAGACTATAAAGAGCTTCGAAGAATCGCCGACGAGAACGAGCTGGTGATCATCGAGGATGGTGCCCATGCTCTCGGTGCGGAATACGAAGGGAAGAAAGTCGGTTCGTTCAGTGATATGACGATGTTCAGCTTCCATCCTGTCAAACATATTACGACGGGAGAAGGTGGTGTGATCACGACGGATAACCCGGTTTTCTATGAGAAATTGAAGTTGTTCCGGACCCATGGCATCACTCGTGACACACATCAGCTCGAACAAAATCGGAAGTCCTGGGAATATGAAATGCAGTTCCTCGGCTATCACTACCGCATGACGGATATCCAGGCAGCTTTAGGAAGCAGTCAGCTGAATAAATTGGAACGCTTCCTTACTTTGCGAAGGGCTTATGCGGCGAAATATGACGAGGCTTTCCGCAACTTGGAAGGAGTCGAAATCCCATGCCAGCTGAAAGATACGAAATCAAGCTGGCATTTATATGTTCTTCGTTTAAGTGGGAAGCTTGCTCCGTTGAGGACGGAAGTGTTCGAATCCCTGCGGGCGGAAAATATCGGAGTGAATGTCCACTACATGCCTGTCCATCTTCAACCTCATTACCAACGACTTGGATATGGGCCGAACCAGTGCCCTGTTGCGGAGGAATTGTACGAACACATTCTCACACTGCCTCTATTTCCTGGAATGTCAGACGAGGACGTGAAGGATGTCATTACAGCCGTCCGAAAAGTCGCCGGTCACTTCAGCGGGAAAGCAGGGAAACCATGAGAATCGGTTTCCGGGCTGATGCGTCCCGTTCCTTGGGGACCGGGCATGTGATGCGTTGTGCCACGCTCGCCGAACAGTTGAAGAAGCAGGGGGTGGATGTTTTTTTTATGTGCAGAAAACGTCCCGGGGACCTTGTGGATTGGCTGATGGAAGCCGGTATGGATGTTCATATGATCACAGGTGCAGACCCGGTGTCCTGGGAGGAGGACGCGGCTAGATGCGTGCAGGTTTTGGATAATATAGGAACGGTGGATTGGCTCGTTGTCGATCATTATCTGCTGGATGCCCGGTGGGAGGAAGTCTTGTCTGCCCGTGTCGGCGGGGTGATGGTCATCGATGATTTGGCTGACAGGCCTCATAGGTGTGGTGTGCTGCTCGATCAGAATTTGCACAAGGCTGGGGAAGCGGGGTATGCCAATCTCCTTCCACAAGGCGCCACCTGCCTTTTCGGTCCTGCGTATGCCTTGCTTCGTGAAGAATTCTATCATTATGACAAGAAGCGTAAAGAACGCTTGGGACGTCTTGATCGAGTGCTTGTTTCCTTCGGTGGCAGTGATCCGAATAACGATACTTGGAAAGTTGTGCAGGCGTTAAAGCGGCTTGCGGATACACCGAAAGTCGATGTCGTGGTAGGAGGCGCTTATCCTTATAAACAGGAGCTCCGCAAATTCTGCCAACAGGAGAAAATGTCCCTGCACGTCCAGACGAAACGGATGGCTCGGCTGATGCAGCAGGCAGATGTAGCTTTCGGTGCAGGTGGGAGTTCTGTGTGGGAGCGGTGTTATATGAAACTCCCGACTGTTGTCATCGAAGCTGCTGATAATCAGACGGGTGTACTATCGGCCCTTAAAGAGAGGGGAGCGGTTTTATACTTAGGGAGGAGTGAGCAGGTGACGACCGATCAAATCTATGAACAGCTTGCCCTGTTGAAGAACGATCCGTCCCTTCTCGTGAATCTGTCAAGAGCGGCGGGGGCTTTAATGGAGAAGCATCGACCGCATGCCGTTGCAGACTTTTTGACAGGAAGGTCTCCTGATGACTGAGTACACGCTTAGAGATGTGGAAGAGAAGGACTGGAGGCAGATTTGGACGTGGCGGAACAGAGAGGAAATCCGCCGACATATGTATAACAATCAACCCATTGAGTGGGATAGTCATCTCGAATGGATGAAGAAAGAGCAGAAAAATACCCAGGCTCATGCGAAGATCTTCGTCTCCGGCAAACGTCCGCTTGGCTTTGTTCGATTTTCCGATATCGATCGTGTGCATAAGCGGTGTCTTTGGGGGTTCTATATCGGAGACCCGGCCGCGCCTAAAGGAGCAGGGACAGAGATGGGGAAGCTTGCCCTTGATTACATTTTTAAGCAGGAACCCGTCCAAAAAGTATGTGCAGAGGTTCTGTCTTCGAATACAGGCAGCGTTCGTTACCATGAGAAGCTTGGTTTCGTGCAGGAAGGAAGACTTTGCAGCCATTGGAACAGAGGGGGAGTGTTTCTTGACGTGATACTTCTGGCACTATTCAAGGAAGATTGGGAGGGGAAGGAATGGAGATGAAAGTGGGCGATCGGTATATCGGTGAAGCCCATCGGCCGTTCATCATCGCAGAAATGTCCGGGAACCACAATCAATCGTTGACGCGTGCCCTTGAAATCGTTGATCGCGCGGCGGACAGCGGTGCTGATGCATTGAAAATCCAGACATACACGGCAGATACGATGACGCTGGATCATAAAGGGGCAGACTTTGAAATTAACCAGCAGGACAGTTTGTGGAAGGGCAAGCGCTTGTATGATCTTTATAAGGAAGCTTATACACCGTGGGAGTGGCATGAAAAGATATTCGAGCGCTGCAGAGAACGAGGTATCATTGGGTTCAGTACCCCGTTCGACGCCTCATCGGTCGATTTCCTCGAATCGCTTCATGTCCCTATGTATAAGATTGCATCCTTTGAAAATACGGATCTGCCATTGATCGAGAAGGTCGCTGCCACAGGGAAACCGGTCATCATATCGACGGGGCTTGCGACAGTCGCCGAAATAGCAGAAATGACGGCTGCTGCGCGGGGAGCCGGCTGTCGGGATTTAGTGCTTCTGAAGTGCACCAGCAGCTACCCGGCAACTCCGGAGAATTCCAATATCCGAACCATACCTAATATGAAAGAAGTGTTCCGTTGTCAAGTCGGTCTATCGGACCACACCCTCGGTACAGGGGCGGCGGTTGCAAGTGTCGCTTTAGGTGCGTCCGTCATCGAAAAGCATTTCACCTTAAATCGTAAGGACGGAGGCGTGGATTCTCAATTCTCCCTGGAACCGGAGGAGATGAAAGCACTCGTCACGGAAACGGAACGGGCATGGGAAGCGCTCGGATCTGTTCGTTACGGACCGACAGACAGCGAAAAAGGGTCGGGCAAATACCGGCGCTCTCTCTATATTACAGAAGATATGAAAGCCGGTGATGTGTTGACAGAGTCGAATCTCCGGGCTATCCGCCCAGGATTCGGCATGCCGGTGAAATATATGGAAGTGCTGCTCGGGAAGAAAATCAATGCCGATCTGGTAAAAGGGACACCGATGTCCTGGAAGTGGATTGGATGAAGGGAGGAGTCACGTGAAAGTCGTCGCCATCGTGCAGGCGCGGATGGGATCGACTCGTCTGCCCGGTAAAGTATTAAAGCCGATTCTGGGAAAACCAATGCTTGTCTATCAAATCGAGCGGATGCAGCGTTCGAAGCTGATCGATCAACTGGTCATCGCTACGACCGAGCATGTCAGGGATGACCCGATCGTCGAGCTGTGCCGATCTGTAGGAGTGGCTTGTTACAGAGGGTCGGAGGATGATGTGCTGGAGAGATACTATGAAACGGCAGCGGCTTTCGATGCAGACGCTGTCGTCAGGCTGACAGCGGACTGCCCGCTGATCGATCCCAACGTGATAGACGATGTCGTCGCTGCTTACGTCCGCCGCGCACCTGCGTTTCAGTATGGTTCGAACACGGAGGTGCGGACTTATCCGCGGGGGATGGATACAAGCGTGTTCTCTTTCCAAGCGCTGGAGGAAGCATACAAGGAAGCGGTGCAGCCGGCGGAACGGGAACATGTCACGCCGTTCATCATCCGCCATTCTGAACGGTACTCGAGTTTCCACGTGACATATAAGCGGAATGCCAGTTCTCATCGGTGGACGGTGGATACAAGCGAAGATTTCGAGCTTGTGAAAAGAATTATCGAACACCTTTACCCAAGCAACCCGGGGTTTTCAATGGAAGATGTCCTTAAAGTCATCGCTGATCACCCGGATTGGGAGGATATCAACCGTCATATCGAGCAGAAGGACCCAGGATCGTCCTGACTATACAGACAGCCCCGGCCATTTTGGCCGGGGCTGTTTTGCCACCTTATTTATATGTCTATAACCTTCGTCTCTTATTTCTGCGGCGTACTTTTTTATTTCTATTTGCGATGGCTTGAATCAAAGATACCATATTGGGTAAATAATGTTAATAGATTTAATAAATTTTACCAATGAAGCATAGGACGGCTGGGGCGACCTTTTTGTCGATAATATCCAGATGTTCGCATCTTTTGTCCATTAAGAATCAATATAGTATAGTTAAAGATAAGCGTGATAATTCAGAAAAATAGTTCGTTTGAAAGGGGTACACCGAATGACGCAGCAGACATTTCTGTATCAACCGAAAATATCGGAAGTACTTAAAAATATGAGACGGGTCATGATTGGGAAAGAAGAGGCGGCACTGTTGAGTGTTGTAGCTCTGCTTGCCAGAGGCCATGTGCTTCTGGAGGACGTTCCCGGTGTAGGGAAAACGATGCTTGTAAAGACGTTGGCGAAGTCGCTCGACTGCCAGTTCAAAAGGATCCAGTTCACTCCGGATCTTCTGCCGAGCGATGTGACGGGTGTATCCATTTATAATCCGAAAACATTAGAGTTCGAATTCCGTCCCGGTCCGATTCTCGGTAATATCGTCCTGGCAGATGAAATCAACCGGACATC
This sequence is a window from Bacillus sp. SB49. Protein-coding genes within it:
- a CDS encoding UDP-N-acetylglucosamine 4,6-dehydratase family protein, with protein sequence MFFKGKKILIIGGTGTIGSSIVRQLLQESPAVIRVFSRDEHKQHELHNELGPRQNLRFLIGDVRNYDRVHTAMHDVDYVFHLAAMKHVPACEYNPYEAVLTNVEGTHNVIKAALAKDVEKVVFTSTDKAISPTNTYGATKLTAERLITSAEYSKGSSRTVFASVRFGNVMGSRGSVIPLFKKQVVDKKKITVTDRRMTRFMMTLDQATNLTIQALKEAKGGEVFVLKMPIIALEDLYTLVIKEMCRKYQWKTTDIQIEEIGLRPGEKMYEELMTEEESVTAWELPGMYVIPHPIKKEQAYRSARKAKPGTYSSSGLPPITIEELYRLLKEEGLL
- a CDS encoding dTDP-glucose 4,6-dehydratase — its product is MNILVTGGAGFIGRWVVRKLLEDGHQVWVLDDLSNGRIENMEELLSHKNFRAFIHGDIKDEATVQALFYPGIDLCYHLAASINVQDSIDDPVTTFHNDTIGTFYLLEECRKRNVKMVFMSTCMVYDRAVDDKGIAESDPIKPASPYAGAKIAAENMVLSYYYAYDLPVTVVRPFNTYGPFQKTGGEGGVVAIFIKNKLHGLPLQIYGDGRQTRDLLYVEDCAGFVVEAGYQSEVDGEIVNAGLGRDISVNDLAALIVEDESRIEHIEHIHPQSEIPKLLCDYRKAKRLLDWEPAVTLEEGIRRTEEWIKTTKLI
- the pseC gene encoding UDP-4-amino-4,6-dideoxy-N-acetyl-beta-L-altrosamine transaminase, which encodes MLAYGRQFIDDDDIDAVVNVLKSDYLTTGPTIERFEKELSEYVGSSYAVTFSSGTAALHAACFAAGVTEGAEVITTPITFVASANCVLYSGGTPVFADVDPIHYNIDPVSVEKLVTEKTKAIIPVDFTGQPADYKELRRIADENELVIIEDGAHALGAEYEGKKVGSFSDMTMFSFHPVKHITTGEGGVITTDNPVFYEKLKLFRTHGITRDTHQLEQNRKSWEYEMQFLGYHYRMTDIQAALGSSQLNKLERFLTLRRAYAAKYDEAFRNLEGVEIPCQLKDTKSSWHLYVLRLSGKLAPLRTEVFESLRAENIGVNVHYMPVHLQPHYQRLGYGPNQCPVAEELYEHILTLPLFPGMSDEDVKDVITAVRKVAGHFSGKAGKP
- the pseG gene encoding UDP-2,4-diacetamido-2,4,6-trideoxy-beta-L-altropyranose hydrolase, whose translation is MRIGFRADASRSLGTGHVMRCATLAEQLKKQGVDVFFMCRKRPGDLVDWLMEAGMDVHMITGADPVSWEEDAARCVQVLDNIGTVDWLVVDHYLLDARWEEVLSARVGGVMVIDDLADRPHRCGVLLDQNLHKAGEAGYANLLPQGATCLFGPAYALLREEFYHYDKKRKERLGRLDRVLVSFGGSDPNNDTWKVVQALKRLADTPKVDVVVGGAYPYKQELRKFCQQEKMSLHVQTKRMARLMQQADVAFGAGGSSVWERCYMKLPTVVIEAADNQTGVLSALKERGAVLYLGRSEQVTTDQIYEQLALLKNDPSLLVNLSRAAGALMEKHRPHAVADFLTGRSPDD
- the pseH gene encoding UDP-4-amino-4,6-dideoxy-N-acetyl-beta-L-altrosamine N-acetyltransferase, whose translation is MTEYTLRDVEEKDWRQIWTWRNREEIRRHMYNNQPIEWDSHLEWMKKEQKNTQAHAKIFVSGKRPLGFVRFSDIDRVHKRCLWGFYIGDPAAPKGAGTEMGKLALDYIFKQEPVQKVCAEVLSSNTGSVRYHEKLGFVQEGRLCSHWNRGGVFLDVILLALFKEDWEGKEWR
- the pseI gene encoding pseudaminic acid synthase, which gives rise to MEMKVGDRYIGEAHRPFIIAEMSGNHNQSLTRALEIVDRAADSGADALKIQTYTADTMTLDHKGADFEINQQDSLWKGKRLYDLYKEAYTPWEWHEKIFERCRERGIIGFSTPFDASSVDFLESLHVPMYKIASFENTDLPLIEKVAATGKPVIISTGLATVAEIAEMTAAARGAGCRDLVLLKCTSSYPATPENSNIRTIPNMKEVFRCQVGLSDHTLGTGAAVASVALGASVIEKHFTLNRKDGGVDSQFSLEPEEMKALVTETERAWEALGSVRYGPTDSEKGSGKYRRSLYITEDMKAGDVLTESNLRAIRPGFGMPVKYMEVLLGKKINADLVKGTPMSWKWIG
- a CDS encoding cytidylyltransferase domain-containing protein, with translation MKVVAIVQARMGSTRLPGKVLKPILGKPMLVYQIERMQRSKLIDQLVIATTEHVRDDPIVELCRSVGVACYRGSEDDVLERYYETAAAFDADAVVRLTADCPLIDPNVIDDVVAAYVRRAPAFQYGSNTEVRTYPRGMDTSVFSFQALEEAYKEAVQPAEREHVTPFIIRHSERYSSFHVTYKRNASSHRWTVDTSEDFELVKRIIEHLYPSNPGFSMEDVLKVIADHPDWEDINRHIEQKDPGSS